The following are from one region of the Halomonas qaidamensis genome:
- the paaX gene encoding phenylacetic acid degradation operon negative regulatory protein PaaX: protein MSSATDCVATLIDDFQKRRPIRAGSLIITVYGDSIVPRGGTVWLGSLSKLVEPIGINERLVRTSVYRLTHETWLRGEKVGRRSYYRLSGPGRRRFEQAFKRVYHGVQPPWSGQWTLALLTQLPSDRRQQIRDELEWLGFGSFAQGVLAHPTLSCAETTAALQELDAADDTIVMQTQAMEPMTSKPLRLQVRESWNLDELAELYQRFLVKFRPLWNALNAENHLGQEECFIARTLLIHEYRKVQLRDPLLPDELLPTAWEGRYAHQLCRNLYRLLYERAERWLDRHLETAEGPLPAPGPSFYQRFGGLE from the coding sequence ATGTCGTCAGCTACAGACTGCGTCGCTACGCTTATTGATGACTTCCAGAAGCGTCGGCCAATTCGCGCCGGTTCACTGATCATTACCGTCTATGGCGACTCTATCGTTCCCCGGGGCGGCACTGTGTGGTTGGGCAGTCTGTCAAAACTGGTGGAGCCCATCGGTATCAATGAACGATTGGTACGCACCTCTGTTTACCGGCTAACCCATGAAACTTGGCTACGCGGTGAAAAGGTAGGGCGTCGCAGCTACTATCGGTTAAGTGGCCCTGGGCGGCGGCGTTTTGAACAGGCCTTTAAGCGTGTCTATCACGGTGTTCAACCCCCTTGGTCTGGCCAGTGGACGCTGGCATTGCTAACACAATTGCCTTCAGACCGACGCCAGCAGATTCGTGATGAACTGGAATGGCTAGGCTTTGGTAGTTTTGCCCAAGGCGTGCTGGCACACCCCACGCTGTCATGCGCGGAAACGACGGCGGCCTTGCAAGAGCTTGATGCGGCAGATGATACAATTGTGATGCAAACACAGGCCATGGAGCCCATGACCAGTAAACCACTGCGCCTGCAGGTAAGAGAAAGCTGGAACCTCGACGAACTCGCCGAGCTGTATCAGCGGTTTCTGGTTAAGTTTCGCCCATTGTGGAATGCGCTCAACGCAGAAAATCATTTGGGTCAGGAGGAGTGCTTTATTGCCCGCACTCTGCTGATTCATGAGTATCGCAAGGTTCAGTTGCGTGATCCCCTGCTACCTGACGAACTACTCCCTACCGCATGGGAAGGTCGCTACGCCCATCAGCTCTGCCGTAACCTCTATCGGTTGCTCTACGAACGCGCTGAGCGCTGGTTAGACAGGCACCTAGAAACTGCCGAAGGCCCATTACCAGCCCCCGGCCCTAGCTTCTACCAGCGCTTTGGCGGGTTGGAGTAA
- the paaY gene encoding phenylacetic acid degradation protein PaaY, translating into MPYYRLEGVTPVVHPTAYVHPTAVLIGDVIVGPNCYVGPGAVMRGDFGRLVLEEGANLQDTCVMHGFPGCVTKVEKDGHIGHGAVLHGCVIGRDAMVGMNAVVMDGAHIAERSIVAAAAFVKAGFECEPQSLVMGAPAKVKRPLSDEEFAWKQQGTQEYQRLVTRCRDSLEPCEPLAEIDADRPTLLAGDTQPKQQTLDKK; encoded by the coding sequence ATGCCTTACTATCGACTTGAAGGGGTGACACCGGTGGTGCATCCGACGGCTTATGTTCACCCAACCGCAGTATTGATTGGGGATGTGATTGTTGGCCCCAATTGTTACGTTGGCCCCGGCGCGGTGATGCGCGGTGACTTCGGACGCCTAGTGCTGGAAGAGGGTGCAAACCTTCAAGATACCTGTGTCATGCACGGCTTTCCTGGCTGCGTCACTAAAGTGGAAAAAGATGGCCATATCGGCCACGGTGCGGTTTTGCATGGCTGTGTAATTGGGCGTGATGCCATGGTGGGTATGAACGCCGTGGTGATGGACGGTGCTCATATTGCTGAGCGCTCTATTGTTGCGGCAGCAGCGTTCGTTAAGGCGGGGTTTGAGTGTGAGCCACAGTCGTTAGTGATGGGAGCGCCAGCAAAAGTGAAGCGCCCCCTGAGCGACGAAGAGTTTGCTTGGAAGCAGCAGGGCACCCAAGAGTACCAGCGCTTAGTGACCCGTTGCCGAGACAGCTTGGAACCTTGTGAACCGCTGGCAGAAATAGATGCAGACCGCCCAACGTTGTTAGCCGGTGACACCCAGCCCAAGCAGCAGACCTTGGATAAGAAGTAG